From the Paludibacterium paludis genome, one window contains:
- a CDS encoding thymidylate synthase, with the protein MKQYLDLVRMVMEQGSWQSNRTGVRTLSMPGAMLRFDLLNDGFPAVTTRKLAFKSAIGEMVGFLRGCRSAAGFRELGCKVWDQNANENVQWLANPYRLGEDDLGSVYGVQWRAWPAYKLVPAADSRIIEDAQQRGYARVGELTNESGVRCVLLYKAVDQLRQCLDTIIENPTDRRILFHGWNHAQLDEMALPPCHLLYQFLPNVEKREISLCLYLRSNDLGLGTGFNLTEGAALLTLVGRLTGYTPRWFTYFIADAHIYENHLPMLEEQLKREPFPAPRLVLSDRIPDYAKTGRYEPEWLEKVEPSDFTLEGYRHHPPLTAPMAV; encoded by the coding sequence ATGAAACAATATCTCGACCTGGTGCGCATGGTGATGGAGCAGGGCTCCTGGCAATCCAACCGTACCGGCGTGCGCACGCTGAGCATGCCTGGCGCCATGTTGCGCTTCGATCTTCTGAACGACGGTTTTCCGGCGGTCACCACGCGCAAGCTGGCTTTCAAGTCGGCGATCGGCGAGATGGTGGGGTTCTTGCGCGGCTGCCGCAGCGCCGCGGGTTTTCGTGAACTGGGCTGCAAGGTCTGGGATCAGAACGCCAACGAAAACGTCCAGTGGCTCGCCAATCCCTACCGGCTCGGCGAGGACGACCTCGGTTCGGTGTACGGCGTCCAGTGGCGCGCATGGCCGGCCTACAAGCTGGTGCCGGCCGCCGACAGCCGCATCATCGAGGATGCGCAGCAGCGCGGCTATGCGCGCGTGGGCGAGCTGACGAACGAGTCGGGCGTGCGCTGTGTGCTGCTGTACAAGGCGGTCGACCAGTTGCGCCAGTGTCTGGACACCATCATCGAGAACCCGACCGACCGCCGCATCCTGTTCCATGGCTGGAACCATGCGCAGCTGGACGAAATGGCGCTGCCGCCTTGTCACCTCTTGTACCAGTTCCTGCCCAATGTGGAAAAGCGCGAGATTTCCCTGTGCCTGTACCTGCGATCCAACGATCTGGGCCTTGGCACCGGTTTCAATCTGACCGAGGGCGCGGCGCTCCTGACCCTGGTGGGCCGCCTGACCGGCTATACGCCGCGCTGGTTCACCTATTTCATCGCCGATGCGCACATCTACGAGAACCATCTGCCGATGCTCGAGGAGCAGCTCAAGCGTGAGCCGTTCCCGGCGCCGCGTCTCGTGCTGTCCGACCGCATTCCGGATTACGCGAAAACCGGCCGCTACGAACCGGAGTGGCTGGAAAAGGTGGAACCGTCCGACTTCACGCTGGAAGGCTACCGGCACCACCCGCCGCTGACCGCGCCGATGGCGGTGTGA
- the flhB gene encoding flagellar biosynthesis protein FlhB — translation MAEDSDDRTEAATGKRLSKAREQGNVPRSKELATFAIVMTSVALLMAQGSKIASYLLSVMKSLMVFDHQSLVNTDQALLRFREALFGAVWSLLPLFGALILVAVLIPMIIGGWNLTFTPVTPNFGKLNPLAGLKRLVSLQSATNALLAILKSLLIGGVAVWIIWKERDEIIGLVSLPLETGMVRMFDLAFHTFLIVASAMILLVAVDVPYTLWSYHKALRMTKQEVKQEAKEADTSPEVKGRIRQMQREAARRRMMQAVPEANVIVTNPTHYAVALKYTEEMRAPQVIAKGSLKLAERIIEVGREHKVAVMRLPPFARALYFNAEPGDEIPTRLYSAAAQVLAYVYQLKAYQNNGGLAPVFPDSLEVPEDLDPASKHKQHAAPSELPRQ, via the coding sequence ATGGCAGAAGATTCAGACGACCGCACAGAAGCGGCGACGGGCAAACGCTTATCCAAAGCCCGGGAACAGGGTAATGTTCCGCGCTCCAAGGAATTGGCGACCTTCGCGATCGTCATGACCAGTGTCGCCCTGCTCATGGCGCAAGGCAGCAAGATCGCGTCTTATCTGCTGTCGGTCATGAAGTCCCTGATGGTGTTCGATCATCAATCGCTCGTCAACACGGATCAGGCGCTGCTGCGTTTTCGCGAGGCGCTGTTCGGCGCGGTGTGGAGCCTGCTGCCGCTGTTCGGCGCGCTGATTCTCGTCGCCGTGCTGATACCCATGATCATCGGCGGCTGGAACCTGACCTTCACGCCGGTCACGCCCAACTTCGGCAAGCTCAACCCGCTGGCCGGCCTCAAGCGCCTCGTATCGCTGCAATCGGCGACCAACGCGCTCCTGGCCATTCTCAAGAGCCTGCTCATCGGCGGCGTCGCGGTATGGATCATCTGGAAGGAGCGCGACGAAATCATCGGACTTGTCAGCCTGCCGCTGGAAACCGGCATGGTGAGAATGTTCGACCTGGCCTTTCACACCTTCCTGATCGTCGCCAGCGCCATGATCCTGCTCGTGGCCGTCGATGTTCCGTACACCCTGTGGAGCTACCACAAGGCACTGCGCATGACCAAACAGGAAGTCAAGCAGGAAGCCAAGGAAGCCGATACCTCCCCCGAAGTGAAGGGCCGTATCCGCCAGATGCAGCGCGAAGCGGCGCGGCGCCGGATGATGCAGGCGGTGCCCGAAGCGAATGTGATTGTGACAAACCCGACGCACTACGCTGTCGCATTGAAGTACACTGAGGAAATGCGCGCGCCTCAGGTCATCGCCAAAGGGTCCCTCAAACTGGCCGAGCGGATCATCGAAGTCGGCCGCGAGCACAAGGTCGCCGTGATGCGCCTGCCGCCCTTCGCGCGCGCCCTGTACTTCAACGCAGAGCCGGGCGACGAAATCCCGACCCGGCTGTATTCGGCCGCGGCGCAAGTACTGGCCTACGTCTACCAGCTCAAGGCCTATCAGAACAACGGAGGTCTCGCGCCGGTTTTTCCGGATTCGCTGGAGGTTCCCGAAGACCTTGACCCCGCCAGCAAACACAAGCAACATGCGGCGCCAAGCGAGCTGCCCCGACAATAA
- the flhA gene encoding flagellar biosynthesis protein FlhA, with protein sequence MNPILETFKNIKLTSLAGPVLIILILTMMVLPLPPVLLDIFFTFNIAVSIIVLLVGINVRQPLDFSAFPAVLLVTTLLRLSLNVASARVILLEGHAGPDAAGKVIEAFAHFLVGGNVAVGIVVFIILTVINFVVITKGAGRIAEVSARFTLDAMPGKQMAIDADLNAGLIGEEEARKRRSVIAEEANFFGAMDGASKFVRGDAMAGVLIIVINIVGGLIVGMVQHDLAAAKAAETYTLLTIGDGLVAQIPSLIISTAAGIVVSRVGTEKDMSEMLLGQLFTQPSVLYITSGVIGLIGLIPNMPHIAFLGIAAGLGFLGRTMEKRRRAEAEAKIEKAALAATPMDTPTVEVGWHDVQHVDQLGLEVGYRLIPLVDRTQDGELLRRIRGIRKKIAQELGFLVPPVHIRDNLEIKPNAYRILLKGVELGKGEAYIGQFLAINPGRVVGSVQGIETTDPAFGLPAVWIDAGKREEAQTLGYTVVDTSTVVATHISNLLQTHAAELLGREEVQALIDHLAKESPKLIEDLVPKVIPIGIMQKVLQQLLNEGIHIRDFRTIIETLADHIGTTQDVDELTSAVRTALSRIIVQQLFPGEAELPLLTLDPALENVLMQAVQSKTGGGLEPGLAENLLASAATEAEKVEIQGYNPVLLTPPGLRPLLSRFLRRPLPQMRVISHNEIPDNKTIRIIAVIGASKG encoded by the coding sequence ATGAATCCGATTCTCGAAACGTTCAAGAACATCAAACTCACCAGCCTGGCCGGCCCGGTACTGATCATCCTCATTCTGACGATGATGGTCTTGCCGTTGCCCCCGGTGCTGCTGGACATTTTCTTTACCTTCAACATCGCCGTCTCGATCATCGTTCTCCTGGTCGGCATCAACGTGCGCCAGCCGCTCGATTTCTCGGCGTTCCCCGCCGTGCTCTTGGTCACCACCCTGTTGCGCCTGTCGCTGAACGTCGCGTCCGCGCGGGTGATCCTGCTCGAAGGCCATGCCGGCCCGGATGCGGCGGGCAAGGTGATCGAGGCCTTCGCCCACTTCCTGGTCGGCGGCAACGTGGCGGTCGGTATCGTGGTGTTCATCATCCTGACCGTGATCAACTTCGTGGTGATCACCAAGGGCGCGGGCCGTATCGCCGAAGTGAGCGCGCGCTTCACTCTGGACGCCATGCCCGGCAAGCAGATGGCGATCGACGCCGACCTGAACGCCGGTCTGATCGGCGAGGAAGAGGCGCGCAAGCGGCGCAGCGTGATCGCCGAGGAAGCCAATTTCTTCGGCGCCATGGACGGTGCGTCGAAATTCGTGCGCGGCGACGCCATGGCCGGCGTCCTGATCATCGTCATCAATATCGTCGGCGGTCTGATCGTCGGCATGGTGCAGCACGACCTCGCGGCCGCCAAGGCCGCGGAAACCTACACGCTGCTGACCATCGGCGACGGTCTGGTCGCGCAGATTCCCTCGCTCATCATCTCCACCGCCGCGGGTATCGTGGTGTCCCGCGTCGGCACGGAAAAGGACATGTCCGAGATGCTGCTCGGACAGTTGTTCACGCAGCCGTCGGTGCTTTACATCACCTCGGGCGTCATCGGCCTGATCGGCCTCATTCCCAACATGCCGCACATCGCGTTCCTGGGCATCGCCGCCGGCCTGGGTTTTCTCGGACGGACGATGGAAAAACGCCGCCGCGCGGAGGCCGAAGCCAAGATCGAAAAGGCCGCCCTCGCCGCGACGCCGATGGACACACCGACCGTCGAGGTCGGCTGGCACGATGTGCAGCACGTCGATCAGTTGGGACTGGAAGTCGGCTACCGGCTGATTCCGCTGGTGGACCGGACCCAGGACGGCGAACTGTTGCGCCGCATCCGCGGGATCCGCAAAAAGATCGCCCAGGAACTGGGCTTCCTGGTTCCACCGGTCCATATCCGCGACAACCTCGAAATCAAGCCCAATGCCTACCGCATCCTGCTCAAGGGCGTGGAACTGGGCAAAGGCGAGGCTTACATCGGCCAGTTCCTGGCCATCAACCCGGGCCGGGTGGTCGGCAGCGTACAGGGCATCGAGACCACCGACCCGGCGTTCGGGCTGCCGGCGGTCTGGATCGACGCTGGCAAGCGCGAAGAAGCCCAGACCCTCGGCTACACGGTGGTCGACACCAGCACCGTGGTCGCCACGCACATCTCCAACCTGCTGCAGACGCACGCGGCGGAACTGCTCGGCCGCGAAGAGGTTCAGGCGCTGATCGATCACCTGGCCAAGGAATCGCCGAAACTCATCGAGGACCTGGTGCCCAAGGTCATCCCCATCGGCATCATGCAAAAGGTGCTGCAGCAGTTGCTCAATGAAGGCATTCATATCCGCGACTTTCGCACCATCATCGAAACGCTGGCCGATCATATCGGCACCACCCAGGATGTCGACGAGCTGACCTCGGCGGTGCGTACCGCGCTGTCGCGCATCATTGTCCAGCAGCTCTTCCCCGGAGAGGCCGAATTGCCCTTGCTTACACTGGACCCCGCATTGGAAAATGTCCTGATGCAGGCGGTGCAATCCAAGACCGGAGGGGGCCTGGAGCCCGGGCTCGCGGAGAATCTCCTGGCCAGCGCGGCGACCGAAGCGGAAAAAGTGGAAATCCAGGGTTACAACCCGGTGTTGCTGACGCCACCCGGACTACGTCCCCTGCTCTCGCGCTTCTTGCGGCGCCCCCTGCCGCAAATGCGGGTTATTTCACATAATGAGATACCGGATAATAAAACCATTCGTATAATTGCTGTAATCGGGGCCAGCAAGGGCTAA